One Coffea arabica cultivar ET-39 chromosome 5e, Coffea Arabica ET-39 HiFi, whole genome shotgun sequence DNA segment encodes these proteins:
- the LOC113688242 gene encoding uncharacterized protein, which translates to MKGKLRSPNPKEHQLNPNWELLRQKLIKSNGPKKQSTRSQQQKSEPESQNSILGKRKERPVTETDGSKPNPLIPSSSDSSVTDVLAMDCEMVGVSSMGNKSALGRITLVNKWGNVIYDEYVRPVEKVVDFRTKISGIRPRDLRKAKDFISVQRKVAEFLKGRILVGHALHNDLKALLLSHPKKDIRDTSEYQHFLKEGRSRALRYLAADYLGVEIQNGEHCPVEDARAAMLLYQKHRKQWERSIKDFIRLKKKQKKRKQKCKTNEGDSDV; encoded by the exons ATGAAGGGGAAGCTGCGAAGCCCTAATCCTAAGGAGCATCAGCTCAACCCCAACTGGGAGCTGCTCCGTCAA AAGCTGATAAAGAGCAATGGCCCAAAGAAACAGTCCACCAGAAGCCAACAACAGAAATCAGAACCAGAATCCCAGAATTCCATTTTAG GGAAGCGTAAAGAGAGGCCAGTGACTGAGACTGATGGTTCTAAGCCTAACCCATTGATCCCAAGCTCCTCTGATTCCAG TGTCACAGATGTTTTAGCCATGGATTGCGAAATGGTCGGCGTCAGTTCTATGGGAAACAAAAGTGCTCTTGGACGAATTACACTG GTAAACAAATGGGGCAATGTTATATATGATGAATATGTCCGTCCAGTAGAGAAGGTTGTTGACTTCCGTACAAAAATTAGCGGAATTCGACCTCGTGATCTGAGGAAAG CAAAGGACTTTATTTCAGTTCAGAGGAAAGTGGCGGAGTTTCTCAAGGGAAGGATTCTTGTTGGCCATGCCTTGCACAATGATCTTAAG GCATTGCTTTTAAGTCATCCGAAGAAAGATATACGAGATACATCAGAGTATCAACACTTTTTAAA AGAAGGGCGTAGCCGGGCACTTCGTTATCTTGCAGCTGACTATCTCGGGGTGGAAATTCAAAATGGGGAGCATTGCCCG GTAGAGGATGCCAGGGCTGCAATGCTCCTTTACCAGAAGCACAGGAAACAATGGGAAAGGAGCATTAAAGATTTCATTAGGCTCAAGAAAAAgcagaagaaaaggaaacagaAATGTAAGACGAACGAAGGTGATTCAGATGTGTAG
- the LOC113688344 gene encoding transcription elongation factor 1 homolog encodes MGKRKSRAKPPPKKRMDKLDTVFSCPFCNHGTSVECRIDMKNLIGEAVCRICQESFSTSVTALTEPIDIYSEWIDECERVNNLEDEGA; translated from the exons ATGGGTAAGAGGAAGTCAAGGGCAAAGCCACCACCAAAGAAGAGAATGGACAAGCTTGATACTGTTTTCAGTTGTCCATTCTGCAACCATGGCACAAGCGTGGAGTGCCGAAT TGACATGAAGAACTTGATTGGCGAGGCTGTATGCAGGATTTGCCAAGAGAGCTTCAGCACCAGTGTGACAGCATTAACCGAGCCTATAGATATTTACAGTGAATGGATTGATGAATGTGAGCGGGTCAATAACCTTGAAGATGAAGGTGCCTAG
- the LOC113743293 gene encoding uncharacterized protein isoform X1 has protein sequence MGRPPSNGGPSFRFNPAEVAEMEAILQAHNNTAVPSREILLALAEKFSNSPERSGKVVVQMKQVWNWFQNRRYALRAKATKVPAKVGPSPVPRDDLAAARNVPQAPQHISVPPAIVRNVPQVSQPVSAPSVQSAGKNGSDNSQMEFEAKSARDGAWYDVATFISHRSVETSDPEVLVRFAGFGPEEDEWVNVRKHVRQRSLPCESSECVAVLPGDLILCFQEGKEQALYFDAHVLDAQRRRHDVRGCRCRFLVRYDHDQTEQEIVPLRKVCRRPETDYRLQQLHAESANWNQNKAGSEPHTGNTLKVSLPAEATQKQHKAEAPAEVKEQQHNNEGRANTGPAATPISVDNLSTTTAAVSHAHANITSAAVFAPVAHVTAPVVTTTAPIAQSNVPGATMSVANNTSPVSHSSVSKATVSTDKATAPVTYSNVSGASVSTTTPVANSSVSGSSSSGMSTTVPVDNSDDSRATISTAAPVATSHVSGATSSVVTTTTLRDNSNVFGANTMDSATNSNDTVDANPVTSTTSPIADSNFSGAPGVAPIGHSGVLPDTEPKGLPENVSGACASNSVENTSTPQATIAVTSSTTDTATTGTVEGSSDENTVQG, from the exons ATGGGAAGACCACCCAGCAATGGCGGCCCTTCCTTCCGCTTCAACCCTGCTGAG GTGGCGGAAATGGAAGCTATCTTGCAAGCACATAATAATACTGCTGTACCGTCACGTGAAATTCTACTTGCTCTTGCTGAGAAGTTCAG CAATTCACCTGAAAGATCTGGGAAAGTAGTTGTTCAAATGAAACAG GTGTGGAATTGGTTCCAAAACAGGAGATATGCTCTTAGAGCCAAAGCAACTAAGGTTCCAGCAAAGGTGGGTCCATCACCTGTGCCTCGTGATGATTTGGCTGCTGCCAGAAATGTACCTCAAGCCCCTCAACATATTTCTGTTCCTCCTG CTATTGTCAGGAATGTGCCCCAAGTTTCACAACCTGTATCTGCTCCTTCAG TTCAAAGTGCTGGCAAAAATGGTTCAGATAACTCACAGATGGAGTTTGAAGCGAAATCTGCAAGAGATGGTGCTTG GTATGATGTGGCAACCTTCATATCACATAGATCGGTGGAGACTAGTGATCCG GAAGTTCTGGTTCGCTTTGCTGGTTTTGGACCGGAGGAGGATGAGTGGGTCAATGTTCGCAAACATGTGAGGCAACGTTCTCTCCCATGTGAATCCTCTGAATGTGTAGCAGTGCTTCCTGGAGATTTGATACTCTGCTTTCAG GAAGGTAAAGAACAGGCTCTCTACTTTGATGCGCATGTTCTGGATGCACAACGGCGGAGGCATGATGTAAGAGGTTGCCGCTGTCGATTTCTGGTGCGTTATGATCATGATCAGACTGAG CAGGAAATTGTTCCATTGAGAAAGGTTTGTCGTCGGCCAGAAACTGATTACAGGTTGCAGCAACTTCATGCTGAATCTGCAAATTGGAACCAAAATAAAGCAGGGAGCGAACCTCATACAGGCAACACTTTGAAGGTCTCTCTTCCAGCTGAGGCAACACAGAAGCAGCATAAGGCAGAGGCTCCAGCTGAAGTAAAAGAACAGCAGCATAACAATGAGGGGCGTGCTAATACTGGACCTGCAGCGACACCCATTTCTGTTGACAATTTATCCACAACAACAGCTGCAGTGTCTCATGCTCATGCCAATATAACTTCAGCTGCTGTTTTTGCTCCTGTTGCTCATGTTACTGCTCCTGTTGTCACAACCACTGCTCCAATTGCTCAGTCCAATGTTCCAGGGGCCACCATGTCTGTAGCCAATAACACAAGTCCAGTTTCTCATTCCAGTGTATCTAAGGCCACTGTTTCAACAGACAAAGCTACAGCTCCTGTTACTTATTCCAATGTCTCTGGAGCCTCTGTTTCCACCACAACTCCAGTTGCAAATTCTTCTGTTTCTGGATCCTCTTCTTCAGGAATGAGTACCACTGTTCCAGTTGACAATTCTGATGACTCTAGAGCCACTATTTCTACCGCAGCTCCAGTTGCAACTTCCCATGTCTCTGGAGCCACTTCTTCTGTAGTGACTACCACAACTCTGAGGGATAACAGTAATGTCTTTGGAGCCAATACCATGGATTCAGCTACAAACTCCAATGACACTGTAGATGCTAATCCTGTAACCTCTACCACTTCCCCTATTGCAGATTCCAACTTCTCTGGAGCTCCAGGTGTGGCTCCTATTGGTCATTCAGGTGTTCTTCCAGATACTGAGCCTAAAGGCTTACCAGAGAATGTTTCTGGGGCTTGTGCAAGTAACAGTGTAGAAAATACAAGCACCCCACAAGCTACTATTgctgtgacaagtagcacaacTGACACTGCCACAACAGGTACGGTTGAAGGGAGCTCTGATGAAAACACTGTGCAAGGGTAG
- the LOC113743293 gene encoding uncharacterized protein isoform X3 yields the protein MGRPPSNGGPSFRFNPAEVAEMEAILQAHNNTAVPSREILLALAEKFSNSPERSGKVVVQMKQVWNWFQNRRYALRAKATKVPAKVGPSPVPRDDLAAARNVPQAPQHISVPPAIVRNVPQVSQPVSAPSVQSAGKNGSDNSQMEFEAKSARDGAWYDVATFISHRSVETSDPEVLVRFAGFGPEEDEWVNVRKHVRQRSLPCESSECVAVLPGDLILCFQEGKEQALYFDAHVLDAQRRRHDVRGCRCRFLVRYDHDQTEQEIVPLRKVCRRPETDYRLQQLHAESANWNQNKAGSEPHTGNTLKVSLPAEATQKQHKAEAPAEVKEQQHNNEGRANTGPAATPISVDNLSTTTAAVSHAHANITSAAVFAPVAHVTAPVVTTTAPIAQSNVPGATMSVANNTSPVSHSSVSKATVSTDKATAPVTYSNVSGASVSTTTPVANSSVSGSSSSGMSTTVPVDNSDDSRATISTAAPVATSHVSGATSSVVTTTTLRDNNSNFSGAPGVAPIGHSGVLPDTEPKGLPENVSGACASNSVENTSTPQATIAVTSSTTDTATTGTVEGSSDENTVQG from the exons ATGGGAAGACCACCCAGCAATGGCGGCCCTTCCTTCCGCTTCAACCCTGCTGAG GTGGCGGAAATGGAAGCTATCTTGCAAGCACATAATAATACTGCTGTACCGTCACGTGAAATTCTACTTGCTCTTGCTGAGAAGTTCAG CAATTCACCTGAAAGATCTGGGAAAGTAGTTGTTCAAATGAAACAG GTGTGGAATTGGTTCCAAAACAGGAGATATGCTCTTAGAGCCAAAGCAACTAAGGTTCCAGCAAAGGTGGGTCCATCACCTGTGCCTCGTGATGATTTGGCTGCTGCCAGAAATGTACCTCAAGCCCCTCAACATATTTCTGTTCCTCCTG CTATTGTCAGGAATGTGCCCCAAGTTTCACAACCTGTATCTGCTCCTTCAG TTCAAAGTGCTGGCAAAAATGGTTCAGATAACTCACAGATGGAGTTTGAAGCGAAATCTGCAAGAGATGGTGCTTG GTATGATGTGGCAACCTTCATATCACATAGATCGGTGGAGACTAGTGATCCG GAAGTTCTGGTTCGCTTTGCTGGTTTTGGACCGGAGGAGGATGAGTGGGTCAATGTTCGCAAACATGTGAGGCAACGTTCTCTCCCATGTGAATCCTCTGAATGTGTAGCAGTGCTTCCTGGAGATTTGATACTCTGCTTTCAG GAAGGTAAAGAACAGGCTCTCTACTTTGATGCGCATGTTCTGGATGCACAACGGCGGAGGCATGATGTAAGAGGTTGCCGCTGTCGATTTCTGGTGCGTTATGATCATGATCAGACTGAG CAGGAAATTGTTCCATTGAGAAAGGTTTGTCGTCGGCCAGAAACTGATTACAGGTTGCAGCAACTTCATGCTGAATCTGCAAATTGGAACCAAAATAAAGCAGGGAGCGAACCTCATACAGGCAACACTTTGAAGGTCTCTCTTCCAGCTGAGGCAACACAGAAGCAGCATAAGGCAGAGGCTCCAGCTGAAGTAAAAGAACAGCAGCATAACAATGAGGGGCGTGCTAATACTGGACCTGCAGCGACACCCATTTCTGTTGACAATTTATCCACAACAACAGCTGCAGTGTCTCATGCTCATGCCAATATAACTTCAGCTGCTGTTTTTGCTCCTGTTGCTCATGTTACTGCTCCTGTTGTCACAACCACTGCTCCAATTGCTCAGTCCAATGTTCCAGGGGCCACCATGTCTGTAGCCAATAACACAAGTCCAGTTTCTCATTCCAGTGTATCTAAGGCCACTGTTTCAACAGACAAAGCTACAGCTCCTGTTACTTATTCCAATGTCTCTGGAGCCTCTGTTTCCACCACAACTCCAGTTGCAAATTCTTCTGTTTCTGGATCCTCTTCTTCAGGAATGAGTACCACTGTTCCAGTTGACAATTCTGATGACTCTAGAGCCACTATTTCTACCGCAGCTCCAGTTGCAACTTCCCATGTCTCTGGAGCCACTTCTTCTGTAGTGACTACCACAACTCTGAGGGATAACA ATTCCAACTTCTCTGGAGCTCCAGGTGTGGCTCCTATTGGTCATTCAGGTGTTCTTCCAGATACTGAGCCTAAAGGCTTACCAGAGAATGTTTCTGGGGCTTGTGCAAGTAACAGTGTAGAAAATACAAGCACCCCACAAGCTACTATTgctgtgacaagtagcacaacTGACACTGCCACAACAGGTACGGTTGAAGGGAGCTCTGATGAAAACACTGTGCAAGGGTAG
- the LOC113743293 gene encoding uncharacterized protein isoform X2, with protein sequence MGRPPSNGGPSFRFNPAEVAEMEAILQAHNNTAVPSREILLALAEKFSNSPERSGKVVVQMKQVWNWFQNRRYALRAKATKVPAKVGPSPVPRDDLAAARNVPQAPQHISVPPAIVRNVPQVSQPVSAPSVQSAGKNGSDNSQMEFEAKSARDGAWYDVATFISHRSVETSDPEVLVRFAGFGPEEDEWVNVRKHVRQRSLPCESSECVAVLPGDLILCFQEGKEQALYFDAHVLDAQRRRHDVRGCRCRFLVRYDHDQTEEIVPLRKVCRRPETDYRLQQLHAESANWNQNKAGSEPHTGNTLKVSLPAEATQKQHKAEAPAEVKEQQHNNEGRANTGPAATPISVDNLSTTTAAVSHAHANITSAAVFAPVAHVTAPVVTTTAPIAQSNVPGATMSVANNTSPVSHSSVSKATVSTDKATAPVTYSNVSGASVSTTTPVANSSVSGSSSSGMSTTVPVDNSDDSRATISTAAPVATSHVSGATSSVVTTTTLRDNSNVFGANTMDSATNSNDTVDANPVTSTTSPIADSNFSGAPGVAPIGHSGVLPDTEPKGLPENVSGACASNSVENTSTPQATIAVTSSTTDTATTGTVEGSSDENTVQG encoded by the exons ATGGGAAGACCACCCAGCAATGGCGGCCCTTCCTTCCGCTTCAACCCTGCTGAG GTGGCGGAAATGGAAGCTATCTTGCAAGCACATAATAATACTGCTGTACCGTCACGTGAAATTCTACTTGCTCTTGCTGAGAAGTTCAG CAATTCACCTGAAAGATCTGGGAAAGTAGTTGTTCAAATGAAACAG GTGTGGAATTGGTTCCAAAACAGGAGATATGCTCTTAGAGCCAAAGCAACTAAGGTTCCAGCAAAGGTGGGTCCATCACCTGTGCCTCGTGATGATTTGGCTGCTGCCAGAAATGTACCTCAAGCCCCTCAACATATTTCTGTTCCTCCTG CTATTGTCAGGAATGTGCCCCAAGTTTCACAACCTGTATCTGCTCCTTCAG TTCAAAGTGCTGGCAAAAATGGTTCAGATAACTCACAGATGGAGTTTGAAGCGAAATCTGCAAGAGATGGTGCTTG GTATGATGTGGCAACCTTCATATCACATAGATCGGTGGAGACTAGTGATCCG GAAGTTCTGGTTCGCTTTGCTGGTTTTGGACCGGAGGAGGATGAGTGGGTCAATGTTCGCAAACATGTGAGGCAACGTTCTCTCCCATGTGAATCCTCTGAATGTGTAGCAGTGCTTCCTGGAGATTTGATACTCTGCTTTCAG GAAGGTAAAGAACAGGCTCTCTACTTTGATGCGCATGTTCTGGATGCACAACGGCGGAGGCATGATGTAAGAGGTTGCCGCTGTCGATTTCTGGTGCGTTATGATCATGATCAGACTGAG GAAATTGTTCCATTGAGAAAGGTTTGTCGTCGGCCAGAAACTGATTACAGGTTGCAGCAACTTCATGCTGAATCTGCAAATTGGAACCAAAATAAAGCAGGGAGCGAACCTCATACAGGCAACACTTTGAAGGTCTCTCTTCCAGCTGAGGCAACACAGAAGCAGCATAAGGCAGAGGCTCCAGCTGAAGTAAAAGAACAGCAGCATAACAATGAGGGGCGTGCTAATACTGGACCTGCAGCGACACCCATTTCTGTTGACAATTTATCCACAACAACAGCTGCAGTGTCTCATGCTCATGCCAATATAACTTCAGCTGCTGTTTTTGCTCCTGTTGCTCATGTTACTGCTCCTGTTGTCACAACCACTGCTCCAATTGCTCAGTCCAATGTTCCAGGGGCCACCATGTCTGTAGCCAATAACACAAGTCCAGTTTCTCATTCCAGTGTATCTAAGGCCACTGTTTCAACAGACAAAGCTACAGCTCCTGTTACTTATTCCAATGTCTCTGGAGCCTCTGTTTCCACCACAACTCCAGTTGCAAATTCTTCTGTTTCTGGATCCTCTTCTTCAGGAATGAGTACCACTGTTCCAGTTGACAATTCTGATGACTCTAGAGCCACTATTTCTACCGCAGCTCCAGTTGCAACTTCCCATGTCTCTGGAGCCACTTCTTCTGTAGTGACTACCACAACTCTGAGGGATAACAGTAATGTCTTTGGAGCCAATACCATGGATTCAGCTACAAACTCCAATGACACTGTAGATGCTAATCCTGTAACCTCTACCACTTCCCCTATTGCAGATTCCAACTTCTCTGGAGCTCCAGGTGTGGCTCCTATTGGTCATTCAGGTGTTCTTCCAGATACTGAGCCTAAAGGCTTACCAGAGAATGTTTCTGGGGCTTGTGCAAGTAACAGTGTAGAAAATACAAGCACCCCACAAGCTACTATTgctgtgacaagtagcacaacTGACACTGCCACAACAGGTACGGTTGAAGGGAGCTCTGATGAAAACACTGTGCAAGGGTAG